The following is a genomic window from Chitinophaga caseinilytica.
ATGCGAAGATGACGGAAACGCATTTGCCCGCGCTGCAGGCAACATTGGCGTCGATGAAGGAAATCAGCGGGGCGGTGATCGCCATCACACTGGTGATGTCTGCCGTGTTTATTCCGGTGGCGTTCCTCAGCGGGCCGGTGGGCGTGTTTTACCGGCAGTTTTCGCTCACGCTCGCCTTCGCGATCATCATTTCGGGGATCAACGCGCTCACGCTTACGCCGGCGCTTTGCGCGCTCATGCTGAAGCACGATCCCAACGGGCATATGCGCACCAATCCGTTGCAGTGGTTCTTCAACATGTTCAACCGCGGATATAACAAAACCGAGAACAAATACAAGCGCATCGTAGGCGCCATCGCCGGAAAGCGGGTGCTGACGCTGATCACGCTCATCGCGTTCTTTGTGCTCACCTGGGGCGCGGCGGCTATTCTGCCGGGGGGATTCATTCCCGGGGAAGACCAGGGCATGATCTACGTGAACGTGACCACGCCCAACGGCGCCACGGTGGAGCGTACCGAGAAAGTGCTCGATTCCGTGCAGGCCGCTGCTGCGGGAATGGATGCGGTAGAATCGGTGTCCACCCTCGCGGGGTATAGCCTCGTGAACGAAGTAGCAGGCGCTTCTTATGGGATGGGGATGATCAACCTCAAATCCTGGGGCGACCGTGAACAGTCGGTCAACGAAATCATCGAAGAGCTGAAGCAGCGGACGCGCAACATCGCCGACGCATCCATCGAATACTTCCCGCCGCCGACGGTGCCGGGTTTCGGGAACGCTTCCGGATTCGAGCTGCGCGTGCTGGACAGGACCGGGGCCGACGACCTGGAACAGGTATCCGAAGTCACGAATAAATTCATCGCCGCGCTGGAGAAGCGCCCCGAGATCGGGAGCGCCTTCACGAGCTTCGACCCGGCCTTCCCGCAATACATGATCCACGTAGACCAGGCCATGGCGGCCAAAAAGGGCGTGAGCATCGATAATGCCATGAGCACCCTTCAAACCCTGCTGGGCAGCTTCTACGCGAGCAACTTCATCCGTTTCGGACAGATGTATAAGGTGATGGTGCAAGCCTCGCCGCAATACCGCACCAAGCCGGAAGACGTGCTGCTGCTGCATGTGAAGAACGACCACGGCGAAATGGTGCCCTTCTCCAACTTCGTGCGGCTGGAGCGGGTGTACGGGCCTGAAACCCTCACGCGCTACAACATGTACATGTCTGCCATGATCAATGGCGACGCGGCGCCAGGGTTCTCCAGCGGCGACGCCATCAGGGCCATCGAGGAAACGGCGAAAGCGACCCTGCCGCGCGGATTCTCTTTCGAATGGAGCGGGATGACGCGCGAACAGGTGCTTTCCGGCAACCAGGCCATCTATATTTTCGGGATATGCCTCCTGTTCGTGTACCTGTTGCTGGCTGCGCAATACGAAAGCTTCCTGTTGCCGCTGCCGGTGCTGCTTTCGCTGCCCGCGGGCATTTTCGGGGCGTTCCTCTGCCTCAAGCTCGCCGGACTGGAAAACAACATCTACGCACAGGTGGCGCTGGTGATGCTGATTGGTTTGCTGGGCAAGAACGCCATCCTGATCGTGGAATTTGCGGTACAGCGGCAGAAACAGGGCCTTACGGTGGTAAGGGCCGCCATAGAAGGCGGCGTGAGCCGTTTACGGCCCATCCTGATGACGAGCTTCGCGTTCATCGCCGGGCTGATCCCGCTGTGTATCGCCAGTGGTGCGGGTGCCATGGGGAACCGTTCCATCGGTACGGCCGCTGCGGGCGGGATGTTGATCGGGACCATTTTCGGAGTGCTCGTTATTCCCGGATTGTATGTACTGTTTTCAAGGATAAAGGTGAAGCGGAAGAAACCGAAACCCGCCGTGATCGCGGCTGCGGCCTTGCTGCTGTTCCTGGGCGCGTGTAAGGCGCCACAGCCCCTGCAAACCCCGGAGCTGCCGGCGGTGCCGCAGGCGGAAAAGGATACCCTCGCGCCGGTGAGCCTCCTTCCCGTCAAATCGTTCTTCACCGACCCGTATCTGCAGCAACTGCTTGATACCGCGTTCCGCAATAATGCCGACGTGCTCATCGCCGTGCAGAAAATGGAAACCGTACAGGCGCAACTGGCCATGGCGCGCAAAGCCTGGCTGCCGACGCTCAACGCCGGCGTGCATGCGGGAACGGAGAAATTCGGGAAATATACCATCGACGGGGTCGGCAATTTCGATACGAACTTGTCACCCAATATCGATAAAGACCAGCGCCTTCCCACGCCGGCGGTGCCGGATTATTTCGCGGGGCTGCGCAGTGCCTGGGAGATCGACCTGTGGGGGAAACTGAAGCGGCAGAAAGAGGCCGCGTACGCAAGGTTCCTCGCTTCGGCCGAAGGCCGCCGGCTCGTGTATACGCAACTGACGGCCCAGATCGCCTCGCTGTATTATCATTTGCTGGAACTGGATTACGAACTGGCCGTTATCGAAAAGAACGTGCTGCTGCAGGAATCCGCGCTGGAAACGGTGAAGATCCAGCAGGAAGCGGGGAGGGCCACTGCGTTGGCGGTCCAGCAGTTCCACGCGCAATTTCTGAATACGAAAGCCCTGGCATTCGGCATCCGGCAGCAACGCACGGAAATCGAAAACCAGCTGAACGCCCTGGCCGGACGGTTCCCCCAGGAAGTGCCCCGCTCAAAAAATCTGCTGGAAGCGCCCATCCCGGCGAAGCTGGCGGAAGGCATCCCGGCGAAACTGTTGCTGGCGCGGCCAGACATCCGCCAGGCGGAACTGGAGCTCGTGGCGGCAAAGGCAGACGTGAATGCGGCGCGCGCATCGTTCTTCCCTACATTGACATTGAGCGCATCCATCGGGTATAATGCGTTCGACCCGGGATTGCTGTTCAAAAGCCCGGCCTCCATCGCGTATACGGCGCTGGGCGGGCTCACGGCGCCCGTGTTCAATCAAAACCAGATCCGGTCGCGCTACCGGATCGCTACGGCCGAAGGTATGAGCGCGTTCTACGCGTACCGCCAGGCCATCGTGAACGGATACCAGGAAGTATCCACCTCGCTGCAAAAAGTCGGCAACAGCGAGCAGGCATATAAGCTCAAGGAAGCGGAAGTGCTCATGCTGCAATCCGGCGTATCCACCTCGCGCGATCTCTTCGCCACGGGGTACGCCAATTATCTGGAAGTGATCAATGCCCAGAAAAACGTCCTCGATGCAGAACTGGCTCTGGCGCAGCACCGGCGTGAAGTGTTCGACGGTGTGATAGCGCTCTACAGGGCCTTGGGCGGAGGTGCGGAATAGGGCAAGGGCCGGTCATTTGACCGGCCCTTTTCTTTTTTATGTGCAACGTTTCCGTTTGATTACATTTTTTTGAAGCGCCCGATGGCAAGCCCCGTCTGTATCTTCTGCATTCTCACTCCCTGAATTACCTCGGAGGAAGATTGATTGATCACAGACGTGAATATCAGCTCGCCATTCACGATCGCAAATTTCGATGCATTGGGAACTACGGGCATTTCCTGGCCGGTGGAGGGGAACTGGATGAGCCCTTTTTCGGCCAACACGGAATCCGTTCCCACATACTTGAACGTGGCTGTGCTGTTGTATTTGGGCACAGTGAAATTGAACGGCACCTGAAACGGCTCGTCAAAATCAGGCGTTGTTCCGGTAAAGGATTCCACTATCATGGTAGCGTTGATCTTGTAACCGAGGCCGGTCGATGTCATGGTATTGCCTTCGATGATCATCATACCGGTATTTTCGGTGGTCGTGTACTCAATGTCCGAAACTGTCCGGTTGGTTACGCCGGCTTCAACATAAGATTGCTCCGTTTTAGCTTTCAGGTACATGGATACGAACTGGTAAGTACCATTCAGCGTGCCCGTGGGCTTGGGCTCATCGTCTTTTTTGCTACAGCCGGTAAACACAAGGGCGGCAAACAGGAGATAGGTCAGGGATGAAATCTTTTTCATGTGGGATAAATATTTGAACCCCAAAAGTAAACCCATCCCTCCAATCTTTTATCCCACCTTTATTCCACTTTTCCGAACACCATTTTCATAACACTTGATAAGATGAGATAGCCCGCGCAGCTAGCCGCGCCCCAGGAGAAAAGAAACAGCAGCGCGCCTTTCACGGTCGACGGATCGATCCAGTTATAGGCCAGGATCCCGCAGAAAAAGCTGTTGGATACGGTCGCAAACAAAAGCATCACCGCGAGAAAAGTAGCGGATACGTTTTTCATAGGATAGGATTTGTCTTAAATATATGTTAAATATATAACATGTGCAAGTGGCCGCTAGTATTCCGCGAAACTTTGGTCTTCGTAGCACCATATCCACCGTTCCCCCGGCTCTGCGGAAATCACCACGGGATGCCCGGTAGCGTGGAAATGGGCGGTCATGTGGCGGGAAGGGGAGCTGTCGCAGCAAAAAGTGCCGCCGCAGGTCTGGCAGGTGCGCAAGTGCAGCCAGGTGCCGCCGGTTTTGACGCATTCCTCACATTCGTGTTTTTTCGGGTGTACCAGTGTTTCCAGTTGCAGGATGTGCTGGCAGGGTTTATCGGCCATAAGAACGTTTTTATCAGGTTTCGGCTAAATATTTATGAACGAAGCTGATCGCCATGGCACCCTCGCCCACAGCGGCTGCTACGCGGTTCATTGCGCCCGCGCGCACGTCGCCGGCGGCAAAGATGCCGGGGATGCTCGTTTCCAGGATATACGGATCGCGGGCGGGTTTCCACAGCTGCCGGAAAGCCGGGTATTGCTGGAGGTCGCGCCCCGTTTCGATGAACCCCTTGTCGTTTTTGATGATGCCGTCTCCGATCCAATCGGTATACGGCCGCGCGCCGATGAAAATGTACAACGCATCCGCCGGCATGTCGCTTTCGGCGCCGGAGTTGAGGTCGCGCAGGCGGAGGTTGCTGAGCTTCGCTTCCCCCGTTCCCTCCGCGATCTCCGCGCAGGGCAGCAGATGGATATTGGGCGTTTGTGTGATCTGATCGATGAGATAGGCGCTCATAGACGAGCGCAGGTCGGGCTTGCGGATAACGATATGCACGTTCCTGGCGAATTTCGACAGGTACATCGCCGCCTGGCCCGCAGAATTCCCTCCGCCGAGCACGAACACTTCCTTGTCGCGGCATGATGCCGCTTCGGTGCTCGCCGCGCCATAATACACGCCGGCCCCCGTGAAATCCCCGATGCCCTGGGTTTCCAGCTTCCGGTAATCCACGCCCGTCGTGATCACGAGGGCTTTGCTGTAGATCTCGGTACCATCGTCCAGCGAAATGATTTTATACTGGTCTTTCACCTGGATGCCGGCCACGGATTGGGGCGACAAAAACTCCGTCCCGAACCGCGTTGCCTGCGTAATGGCGCGCCGCGTCAAATCGGCGCCGCTCAATCCCGTGGGGAATCCCAGGTAGTTTTCGATCCGCGAGCTGGTACCTGCCTGTCCGCCCGGCGCCCGCCGCTCGATGAGCAGGGTGCTGAGGCCTTCAGACGCGCCGTAAACCGAAGCCGCCAATCCCGCGGGCCCCGCGCCGATAATGGCTACGTCGTATACCTGGTTGCGAACGGTGGGGTTCAGCCCGATGCGCGACGCGATGTCTTTCAACGCCGGTTTGGCGAACAGCGCGCCGTCTTCGAATATGATGGCGGGCAATTCCTGCGCGCCGAGGTTGTTGGCGGCGGCCAGGAGCTTGCCCTGTTCGTTGCTTTCCACATCCATCCATTGGTACGGAACAAGGTTGCCGGCCAGGAAATCCTTGATTTCGTGGCTGCGCGGCGAAAACTGGTACCCGATCACGCGGATGCCTTTGAAATCTGGCCGGTAATTGGCCTGCCAGTCGCCCAGGATCTCTTCCATCACGGGATAGAGCTTTTCTTCCGGAGGGTCCCAGGGTTTCATGAGGTAATAATCCAGTTTCACGTCGTTGATCGCCTTGATGGCTGCTTCGGTGTCAGAATACGCCGTGAGCAGCACGCGCTTCGCTTCGGGGAACACTTTCATGGCCTTTTCGAGGAAATGAACGCCGTCCATTTCGGGCATGCGCTGGTCGGAAAGGAACAGGGCCACTTCTTCGCCTTTGTTCTGCAATTCGGTGAGGCTCGCCAGTGCTTCCGCCACGGAAGCGGTAGACAGTACTTTATACCGGTCGCGGAACTGGTTGCGTAAATCCCGGCTGATGGCGCGGAGCACCTGCTGATCGTCGTCTATCAAAAATATAATGGGCTGGTTCATGCGTTGTTGGTATTGGCTTCGCCGTTGATGGGAAAGCAGATGGTAAAAATGGTATTCCCCGGTTCCGACGTGGCTTTCACGGAACCATGGTGCTGCCGCACGATGTTCATCACCGCGTCCAGGCCGAGGCCGGTGCCTTTGCCGATCGCTTTGGTGGTGAAAAACGGGTCGAAGATCCGGGAAAGGTTTTCCGGCGGGATGCCCGGGCCATTGTCGCCCACGGTCACTTTCACGAATTCGCCGTCGCGCACGGTGCGGATGGTCAGCACCCCGTTGCCCTGGGCGTCCAGCGCATCGGCCGCGTTATCGATGAGGTTGGTCCAGACCTGGTTCAATTCTCCCGACAGGGCAAATACGGGCGGGAGCGTGTCGTCGAATTCTTCCTTCACTTCGATCTTCCCTTTCCGCAACTTGTATTGCATCATCACGAGCGTGTTGCGGATGCCGGTATGAATATCGATAAACTGTTTATCGGCGCCTCCGTCCATATGCGTGAAAATCTTCACCGACTTCACCAGCCCGGAAATGCGCTGCGAGGCCTCGCGGATGTCGGAGAGCATGCGTTCCGTAGTGAAATGGCTGCTCATCCAGGAAAGCACGGTGCCGAGGTATTCCGCCGGCAGTTTTTTCGCAAAAGCGTCCAGAGATGCGGGATGCAGGCCGTAATGCCGGAAATTCTCCGCCATGTCGGGCACATCGGGGATGTGGTGATCGTAGAGCCAGTCGCTGATGGCATCTTCCTGGCTGCTGCGTTCCAGCATACCGGGTACGGGCCGGTCGGCGACCGACAGCGATTCCCGGATCTGATCGCACACGAAATCCGCCTCTTCCGGCGAAAGCCGTGTCAGCATCATTTTCCGGAAGGTTTCCGGCGCGCCGCGCAAATGTTCGCCCAGGGTATCCGACCCGCGCACGATCGCCGCGGCAGGATTGTTCAGTTCGTGCGCCAGCCCGGCCGCCAGTTTCCCCAGCGCCATCATTTTTTCATTCTGCTGCGTGATGATGGTGAAATCCCGCACGCGGTTGGTCATGACGAATACCAAGGCCTGCGTCAGCTCGTATTGCTGCGCCATCATTTCCCGGAGCTTCGCTTTCGGGTAGGTCATCATTTCCACCGGCGTTTTACAGCAGGAATACCCGATGGAGCCGCGCGCGCGGGAATAGGGCAGGATGCCGGTCACCTGGTGCGCGGAAGTCTCGGTTATTGGCACTTTGTTGCCGGCCTGGATGCGGTAGAATTCGATGGTCCCGGAAAGGATGAAATGGACGCCGCGGATATCGTCGCCGGGCTTGTACAGGTAATCGCCTTCGGCGAAACGCTCGGTCTCGCTGTTGTCGATCAGCCATTGCAATTGCGCTACGGGCACGTCTTTGAGGGCATCGAACAGTTGTAGTTCCTGGATGGTCACGGTAAAATCGCTGTTTGTTTAAAGATACTTATTATCAGCGAATTGCGGACGTTCCTGCAATGAAGCCGGCATCGGAATGCGTTTTCTGCACATCATCGCGCGAACCGGATGGTAAACCGCGTGTCTCCCGGCAGGGGCGTTTCGAGGGAAAATTGCCAGCCATGCGCCATGAGGATGTCGCGGACGAGCATGAGCCCGATGCCCTGTCCGTCGGGTTTGGTGGAAAAGAACGGTGTGAACACGTCTGCCGGCGCCTCCACGCCATGGCCGGTATCGCTGATCCGGACGGCGTCCTGCAGTTGGGCGATCCGGATGTCGCCATCCGTTCCGATGGCTTCCATGGCGTTTTTGATGACGTTAATGAGGACTTGTTCCAGTTGCAGGCGGTCGCCGGAAACGGTGGTGTCGTTGGGGAGGAAATCGAGGTGGATGCGGATGTTTTTCTCCGCGGCGCGGGCTTCATGGAGTTGCGCGGCGTGGCGGAGAAGGGATTGGATGGACAGGGGTTTACGGTCCGGCGGCGGCAATTTGACGAGGTCGGCGAAATTGCGCATGAACCCGTTCAGGTGCTGGTTGCGCTCCACGGCCACTTCCAGGGCGCCCTGGTGCGCGGGGTCGAGCGTATGGGCCTTGAGCGTGGAACCGATGATGCTGTTGACGGGGCCGATCGTGTTGTTGACTTCATGCGCCATCATGCGGATCACTTTGCCGTAGACTTTCTTTTCCGCCGAGAGGATTTCCGTCGTCAGTTCTTCTATCATAACGAAATGCCGCGCAAATCCCCGGTCGATGAAATGCGATTTCTGCAGCTTGAAGGTATTAACACCGTTGATGGTCAATGTCCGCGCCTCGCCGCTCCCCAGTTCCTGCACATCTTCCAGCAGCCGGGGCAGCTGCCGGAGCAGGATTTCCGCCTTGGGATTGGTTTGCTGCACCTGTCCGTCGTAATCGAGGATGATGATGCCGGTGGGAGAGGTGAAAATGAGTTTTTCGAGGAAGAAATGCTGCTGCTCCTGCAAGGTGCGCTCATGCCGCAACTGGTCGAGCATCTGGTTATAAACTTCTATCAGCTCGTCCATTTCCGATTGCCCGGTTTTGATCAACCGCACGCTGAAATCCTTGTCCTTCAACGCTTCCGCACCCTGCGTCAACATTTTCAGCGGGCGCAGCAATTGCAGGTAGAGGCTCCGGGAAAACCATAGCGACAAAAATATGAACAGCTCGCTGGCGAGGAAAAGCCATTTGTTTTCCCTGAACACGAACCACGACAGCGTGAGCGCCACGCCATGCAGTACGATTACGAACAGGAGGAATTTAGTCCGCAGCTTCATCGTAAGGTATATTGTATTTTTCGAGCCTGCGGTAGAGCGCGCTCCGCGTGAGCCCCAGCGCTGCCGCCGCCCGCGCGATCTTGTTTTGATGGAAAGCCATCGCCTTGCGGATCATTTCCACTTCCAGATCTTCCAGCGTAATGGTGCCCACGCCGGGAAGCTGCAATTGCCCCTTCGCGGCCGGCGAAAGCTCCAGCTGCCCGCTGAAATGCCCGATTTCCAGCACATCGGCGTTATGCACGAGCATCGTACGTTCGGTGAGGTTCTTCAGTTGCCGGATATTCCCCGGCAAGGACAGCGATTGCAGCCATTTCAGCGCTTCTTTCGAAACGGTGAGCGCGGGCCGGTTATAGATTTCGCGGAGGTTGCGGATGAAGTGGTTGACCAGCAGGGGAATATCGCCCGGCCGCTCGCGGAGGGCGGGGAGGTGAATGGTGATGAGGTTGATGCGGTAGAGGAGGTCTTCCCGGAAAGAGCCGTCGGCCACCATCTGGTGAAGGTTCTTGTTGGTGGCGCATACCACACGCACGTCCACCGTTTTGGTGCGGCTGCTGCCGAGTACTTCATACGTCCGGTCTTGCAGCACGCGCAGCAGTTTCACCTGGCTGGAGGGCTCGAGGTCGCCGGTTTCGTCGAGGAAGATGGTGCCTTTGTTCGCCAGTTCGAAACGACCGGTGCGGTCGAACCGGGCGTCGGTGAAGGCGCCGCGGACGTGCCCGAACATCTCGCTTTCGAACAGGGAGGCGGAGATGCCGCCGAGGTTCACTTTCACGAAGGGGCGCTGTTTGCGGCGCGAGTTCTGGTGAATGGCTTCGGCAACGAGTTCCTTGCCTGTCCCGCTTTCGCCGGTGATGAGCACGGAAGCGTCGGTAGCGGCAACGCGCCCGATCGTTTCGAGGACCTGCAGCATGGCGGGGTCTTCTCCGATGATCTGGCGGAAGTCGTAGTCTTTGTCGAGCTGCTTGCGGGTGAGGCCGCGGACGGGCTTTTTGTCCTGCAGCGCCAGCACGGTGCGTACGGATTGCAGGAGGGCGTCGTTGCTCCAGGGCTTGGTGATGAAATCGGCCGCGCCGAGCTTCATGCCCTGAACGGCCAGTTCTATGCTGCCCCAGCCGGTGATGAGGATCACGGGGATGGTGTGGTCGAAGGTTTTGATGCGATCGAGCAGGGCCATGCCTTCTTCGCCGGTGGTGCGGTTGGAAAAATTCAGGTCGAGGAGGATGAGGCCTGGCCTCGTTTGGGAAATGGCTTCCATGGCCTGTTCCGGCGTGCCGGCGGCGGAAGCTTCAAATCCCTCCTGTCGTAAAAGCAGCAGGAGGGAGGTGCGGACTGCGATATCGTCGTCAATGATCAGGATCATACGCCTTCACTAAAAATTATCGGGTTGTGCCATTAAAAACAGCGCATGGTCAAAAAAACCTTCGGTTACGCTTCTGCGGTAACCCGGGCATATTTGTTCCTGTATTCCAAAGGCGTGAGCCCGGTAACTTTTTTGAAAGTATCCCGGAAAGCCTTGGTGTCGGTATATCCCACGTCGAACATCACTTCGCTGACATTTTTCCTGGAAGCTTCGAAATGGCGTTTGGCGGCTTCTATACGCACCCGTTGGATATATTCGAGGGGGGTATTGTTGGTAGCCTGGCGGAACCTCCGCTCGAAGGTCCGGCGCCCGGAATTGACGATAGCCGCCAGTTCGTCTATCGTCATTTTTTCGGTGTAATTCTTCTCAATGTAGTCCTGTACCTGGATGATCTCATCGTCGGCATGTCTTTTTTGTCCTTTAAATACCGTAAAAACCGCCTGGCTGCTACGCCCGATATCCAGCGCGAAGTTTTTAGAGATGAGAACGGCCGTTTCCCGGTCGGAAAACTTCTCGATCAGGTATAGCACCAGGTTCCAGAGGCTGCTGGCACCGCCGCTGCTGTAGATGTTCCCGACTTCGGTGATAATGGCGCCGTCTACCACCGCAATCCCGGGGTAGCGCACACGGAACTCGTCGAGGTAAGCCCAGTGCGTGGAGCATTTCTTGCCGTTCAGCAGCCCTGTTTCCGCCAGCAGGAAAGCCCCCAGGCAGAGGCTGGCCACGCTGCAGCCCTTTTCATACAATTGCCGGAAGTAGGGAATGGCTTCGGCATTGATCCTGATACCATCATCCAGATCGCCGTACACGGGCGGGATGATCAGCAGATCGGTTGCGCCCACATCCTGCAACAGCCGGTCGGCCTTAATGGTATATTCACCGTCGTTCGCAGATACGAAAGGGGTAAGACCGGCATATTCCACTTCGAATATGGGCTCCTTTCCCAAAGCCATCAGAAAGTCGTTCGCTGCCTTGAAGGCACGGTAGGGAGGCGTTACCGCTTCTATGACACCTTTTTCGGGTGCGAAAACTGTTACTCGCATAGACTTGAAAATGTTATAAGTAAAGATACGGCATGCCTGTCATTTTCACCCCCTTAATTTGACGCATTCATGCAGTATCGGTTTCGGGGATTTGGGCCACCTTTGTTTCAACGAACGAAAAACTAAAAACACACACAACATGGCAAAGAAAATCTTTATCAATTTACCCGTAGCCGATCTTGGAAAGTCGATGGACTTCTATACGAAAACCGGCTTTACCAATAACCCGGTGTTTACGGACGAAACGGCGGCCTGCATGGTGCTGAGCGACGAAATATATGTAATGCTGCTGACCCACGACAAGTTTACCCAGTTTACGGACAAAAAGATCATCGATGCCAAAACGGGCATTGGCGTGATCAACTCCGTATCGCTGGACAGCCGCGCAGAAATGGACATCATGGCGGATGCCGCGCTGAATGCCGGCGGTACCGAGCCCAGCACGCCGAAAGATTACGGGTTTATGCAACAACGTAGCTTCAGTGATCCGGATGGCAACCATTGGGAAGTATGTTACATGGATATGAGCCAGTTCCCCGGCTAATGATGAAGCATGCAGGATCTCCTTTCGCCGTGCACCTTTCCTTCAACGGCAATTGCAGCCAGGCTTTCCATTATTACAGGACATGCTTCGGCGGAGAATTGACGGTGCAAACCCTGGCAGACACGCCGATCGGCAAGGGGCTGGACAGTGACATGCAGAACGCCGTGGTCTGGGCCACCCTGGAAAACAAGTATTTCAAGCTGGTGGGGACAGACCTCACGGATGAAAACCGCATCGTTTCCGGCAATAACGTCAGCATCCTCATCGAATGCCCGTCTTTTACCGAGCGGACCCGGCTGATCAACAAGCTCATTAACCGGAATTTCTGCTCGATCGAAAACACCAATCCCCTGGTCAATATCATCGACATATACCGCATCTGTTGGATATTAAGTGTTCATTCATAAACTTTACTACAATGAAAACGACTAAAATTATTTTCTGGATAACCACCATCGCTATTTTCCTTTTCGAAGGTGTTATGCCCATCAGCTCCCTGATTTTCACGCCGGAGTATACTTACATCGG
Proteins encoded in this region:
- a CDS encoding sigma-54 dependent transcriptional regulator produces the protein MILIIDDDIAVRTSLLLLLRQEGFEASAAGTPEQAMEAISQTRPGLILLDLNFSNRTTGEEGMALLDRIKTFDHTIPVILITGWGSIELAVQGMKLGAADFITKPWSNDALLQSVRTVLALQDKKPVRGLTRKQLDKDYDFRQIIGEDPAMLQVLETIGRVAATDASVLITGESGTGKELVAEAIHQNSRRKQRPFVKVNLGGISASLFESEMFGHVRGAFTDARFDRTGRFELANKGTIFLDETGDLEPSSQVKLLRVLQDRTYEVLGSSRTKTVDVRVVCATNKNLHQMVADGSFREDLLYRINLITIHLPALRERPGDIPLLVNHFIRNLREIYNRPALTVSKEALKWLQSLSLPGNIRQLKNLTERTMLVHNADVLEIGHFSGQLELSPAAKGQLQLPGVGTITLEDLEVEMIRKAMAFHQNKIARAAAALGLTRSALYRRLEKYNIPYDEAAD
- a CDS encoding GlxA family transcriptional regulator is translated as MRVTVFAPEKGVIEAVTPPYRAFKAANDFLMALGKEPIFEVEYAGLTPFVSANDGEYTIKADRLLQDVGATDLLIIPPVYGDLDDGIRINAEAIPYFRQLYEKGCSVASLCLGAFLLAETGLLNGKKCSTHWAYLDEFRVRYPGIAVVDGAIITEVGNIYSSGGASSLWNLVLYLIEKFSDRETAVLISKNFALDIGRSSQAVFTVFKGQKRHADDEIIQVQDYIEKNYTEKMTIDELAAIVNSGRRTFERRFRQATNNTPLEYIQRVRIEAAKRHFEASRKNVSEVMFDVGYTDTKAFRDTFKKVTGLTPLEYRNKYARVTAEA
- a CDS encoding VOC family protein, which produces MAKKIFINLPVADLGKSMDFYTKTGFTNNPVFTDETAACMVLSDEIYVMLLTHDKFTQFTDKKIIDAKTGIGVINSVSLDSRAEMDIMADAALNAGGTEPSTPKDYGFMQQRSFSDPDGNHWEVCYMDMSQFPG